gaaagagTCATTTTCATTTGTAACTTTACTAATACCAGGGCCTAAAGGGCCGGGACAGGACATTGATGTTTATATGAGGCCAATGATTGATGAATTGAAGTCATTTGTGGGAGCATGGGGCAGATACATATGATGCTTCAATGAAAgcaaattttcaaatgaaagcGGCACTAATGTGGACTATAAATGACTTTCCTGCGTATGGTTATGTTTCTGGTTGGAGTACTCAAGGAAAGCTAGCATGTCCTTGTTGCAATAAAAACATGCTATTATCAATTAAGAAATGGTTCCAAAACTTGTTACATGGGTCATCATCGATTTTTACCGATAAATCATAAATGGCGTGAACAAACATCACAATTTGAtggtaaaaaagaaaagagagctCCACCAGAACGGTTAAATGGTGATGATGTCCTTAATCAACTTCGTCATATGAAGCAAACAATGTTTGGGAAAGCAGAGAAGAGGCAAAAGCTTCCTGGGCAAGGAATCGAGCATAATTGGAAAAAACACAGTATATTCTTTACTCTACCCTATTGGCATAAGCAAAAGTTGCGGCATAATTTGGATGTGATGCATATTGAGAAAAACATTTTCGACAACATTATTGGTACACTTATGAATATTGATGGTAAAACAAAGGATACATTGAAGACACGGTTAGACTTACAAGAGATGGGTATCAGACAATCATTACATCCAAAAGAAGTTAATGGCAAGATGGTATTGCCCACTGCTTGTTATATGCTATCGAATGATGAGAAAAGAGCCTTGTGTCAGTGGTTGCAACAAATCAAGTTTCCTGATGGTTACTCAGCAAATTTATCAAGATGTGTAAATGTGAAAGATGGTAAAATTTCtggaatgaaaacacatgattgtCATGTGTTCTTGGAGAGATTACTTCCATTAGCCGTGCGGGATTTATTACCTCGTGTTGTTTCTGATGCCTTGACAGAATTAAgcatattttttaaagttttgtgctctaaaattttaaaagcagaAGATTTGGATCGGCTACAAGTGGAAATTGCATTAACACTTTGtaagttggaaaaaaaatttccacctTCATTTTTTGATATAATGGTACATCTTCCAATTCACTTAGCTTGGGAGGCTAAAGTTGGTGGCCTCTGTGAATTACCGATGGATGTATTCCGTTGAAAGGTATATGCCCACATAACTTCTCATgacttgcatttttttaaatcaaattcatTTAGATTTATAACTAGTGCTTTTTTGTTAGATATATGCACAAACTTAAGGAGTATGTTTGTAACAAATCACGACCTGAGGGATCCATTGTTGAAGGATATATAACGGAGGAATGCTTGACATTTTGTTCTCGATACTTGCATGGTATTGAAACAAAGTTTAATCGTCCAAAACGAAATTATGAGGGCGATTCACTATCTAGAAATACCTCATCCTCCCAAATTTTTTGTATGCTTGGGAAACCTTTTGGAAAGGCAAACATGCAAGAGTTGAGTAATGATTTACTAAATGCGGCTATTATCTACATCCTCCAAAATTGTGAAGATGTTCAATCATTTATTAGGTAATGTAACTTCATTTTTGGAtgcatatttataatatttattagtcaaattaattttgaaattttttgtatgatttttatAGTGAACATAAGAACATTCTCTCAGAAAAAGGAGTTAGAAATATTGATAACATTCACAAATGTGAATTCTCTTCCTGGTTTCTACAAAGCTgagtaagttaattattttctattgtaATATTTGTTCCCCTAATTCCATAGAtcgaaaatttattaaaattttaatgtacaATATACTACGCAGATTGGTGATgcatataatgaaaatgatgaaggaATAGATATAAATATGCTTGCTTTGGCACGGGGTCTTGAACGAAGAGTAATTTGCTATCCAGGCTACAATATCAATGGGTTTCGTTTCCACACAAGAGACcgagatgaaaacaaaaaaactcaaaattgtGGCGTTATGGTTAAAGGAGAAGGAAATGAAGGAGAGTTGTCATATTATGGAATAATATTGGATATAATTGAACTTCGTTATACAGGAGGGAACAAAAAGTTACATTATTTAGATGTGACTGGTATGATACTTCTCGGGAAGGTATTGGTTATAGAAAAGATCGTTATGGGATTGTTAGTGTCAACACGACACGAAAACTACATACAAATGAACCATTTGTTTTGACGTCTCAAGTGACTCAggtttattatattaaaaggaTTGAAAGATCCTACATGGGCTACTGTCAGCGagataaaaccaagaaaattttattaaattccagaaaatgaagaagagccATATCAAGAAGAATATGTTGTTTATGATGTATGTGAATCACATTCAAAAGATGATTTTGAAGATATAGATTGGAATAAGCATGGAGTTGAAGATATGATAGTGGAGTAATTGAAGCTTttcacatatttattatatacctTTTAGCATTCTTCATTTTGGTGAGTCATTTTTGTAGTTATTACTTTGATCTTGATCTTGTTATGTTAgcattaattagtataatttctgagttatttcatgtttgtattaagaattaacatttgtttttcttttttataggaTTATATTGAAAATGACAAGAAAAGGAAAACCACGAGTTAGAAATGATGCAAATTCAAAAACACAATAATCAAACGCCAAATTAAGTagatgatgaaaatgttgaaattaATCTTGACTATTCATTGCCATCATCTACTCGAGCTTCAAATGAAATATGTTCTTCCTCAGCACCTCCAAATAAAAGACATAGAAAAGgtaatgaaataatatttttaatttatatactttatctaTTGAactctaaatatttttaaattcatggatgactttGTTGAAAAGTTAATGTGAGAGGAAAGGCTAAAGGTGTCAAGTCAGGAGAAGGAATTGAAGTTGAGATATATGACAACAGGTAAAATATACCATCCTGTAACTActcatgaataaattgttgatttaATCTTTTTATGGCCTAAATTATTTTCTATGATTTGCAAAATATCTTGTCATAGTTTTGTAACTTCTATGATTTAGACATCTTAATGTACtgaattattttttcacaaatatacAGGATTATAACACCAAAAGCCATTAGTGAAATACATGTTCTCTTCCATCAAAAAATTAACGGTCCATGGACATCTTATTCTGAATATCCGAAATCAGAGCTAGATACTCTTTTTGCTCGATATTTGGCCGTGGGGTTCTCACATAATCaactagaagaagaagtgaaaaaAGCATTTGAGAATTCAGTTAAATGTCGATACTCTGATTGGATGTTGCGTATAAGGAAACCAATTTTTGAGAAGCATGAAACCCGAGAAGATCGTTACAAACACCCACCTTCTTTCATTCCTTCTAATGTGTGGAAAGAAATGGTAGACAAATGGATGGGAGATAATTGGcaggtttaatatatatatatatatatatatatataaattgtctTAGGTTTTTAATTCTATTAAGAGTAAGTAAAATTCTAATATTGTTGGTATGTATGCGAGCACAAAAGtgataagaataaaaattaatcgaTCACAATCTCAAATCATTCATACTACTGGCGAGTTTCGATGGCCAAGCATAGGGAGTGACATGGTAACTAATAtttgtgtttaactatttaatatttttctaatggATACATATTTTTATGCCTTTCaaattgatcatttttttattaccttAGGTTAAAGAGACAGGGTCAGAGCTAGGCCCAATTgattgctttaaaaaattccaCACTAAAAAGGATGGAGAGAGTTGGGCTACTGAGAAAGCAAAAGATCTATgggtataaatgttttttttatcatttaagtcCTAATATTGTAATgagtatttataattatttttttcaatgccaGGATCAAATGGATAATATTAGGTCAATTGCAACATCTGAGGGTTCAATAGTAAATGAATGGGAAATATATCACAATGTTACAGGAGAACCTAGTCATGGTCGTGTTCTTGGATTAGGTACGGGTATTCAAGGAAAAGATGTGTATGGTAGTAGTTCCTCTCAAACATGTAGCAAAAGAtgcaaagaaattcaaaagatgaaggaaaaagaatgGGAGAACCGTTTCAAGCAAATGGAGTCTACAATTGATAAATTGCAACAACAAGTACCCGTTATGGTTCAAGCAGTGTTGCAAAGTTTGGGATTATCTAATATACAATTACCTACACaggtataataatataatttaatgtttttaattattgtctttatatgatttttagattgttgttaatgtaatgtattatttatatgttattttaatttattatctcaCATTCTCTTTCCACTTATGTTATCTTATTCATTTTCCTTTAATACTATTATGTTTATAGTATATACAAAATCCTATAATTAACTATCTCAtcactaatattatttaatactcaTACCAAACCTAAATGCATCTTAGGCTTTAatgcaaaattttcattttaatagtgtactattgaattttaaattgtttgcATGTATTATGTTTGTGTGCAGGGAGGTGGTAATGATCTTAGGGATGTGATAGCTAATTCTCAAGAAAATGTAAGAGATGTTCATCATGACAATGTTAATGAAAAAGATGGCAATGAGAATAGCTTGGAAGAAGATTCTGAAAAAGATGATCAtgacaatgaaaatgaagagagTTGTGAAGATGACgatgattgaagatttaaatgttttgaatgTTTCCAACTCTTATTggatttcatttttcaaacttttattgAGTTATTGTTTTGTAAAAGTCTATAACACTTAATTCTTCACACTTATTTAGTTTTATGtttgaacttttattatgtcattgttttgtaaaatcttataatacttAATTTTGTTAGACATGAATCGATATTAACCTATTATTAGGTTCATATGTTAAATTGAATCAATATTGTGGTAAATGACCTTGTTGTGTATGAGCttgttgttatataatttaaattatattgtaatataGGATTTGAATTAATTAGGTGCATGCTATCCATTTTTTCATATAGCATTTGTGACGACTTGGTCACAAAATGATTAATTTGGATGGACAcacaaaaatattcatttgcGACCAACACCGATTGGTCACAAATAACACTTATTTGCGACAACAAAAAGTTAGTCGCAAATAATAAGACGGCTTAATCTTTGTTGCAAATAATACCTTTTGTGACGGCGTACTCTTTGTTGCAAATAATATCTTTTGTGACGATCAATATGTCATCGCAAATAACACTAATTAAGACAAATAGTTGCCGTTGCAAAAACATTTCGTCCCTTTAATTCGTcgcattattaattatattttaaattttttgcgaCAGCTTTTTGTTGTCGAAAAAACTAGTTTTTGCGACAGTTAGTTGCAAATAACTACCTTTTGCGATGGAAGCAGATACGACGACATGCGACGATGATATGCCATCGCAAAAAATCTTTTACGAAGACATTTAAGTTTTTGCGACGGTAACTGGTCATAGCAAAAAgtagtttttcttgtagtgcatATAGATTATATGATTTGCTAATTACCGCCTTGTGAATCACTTAGCTAGTTTGGTAATTAACCAGCTTCTTCCAAACACATTTTCGAAgtttcttgatttatttgtaattgatttttatctatttttaggaGATTTCATCCTATATTTTTAAGGATATAATTGTTTTacaaatttgtttattataGTTTTCTAATATGataagtatatttttcattgtaatgttttaatatataagTAGAGTATTTCTCTATGAAGAGACCCATCTCTTGTATTACAAgcaaaacaatcaatgaaatatatttttttttaccaccATCCTCTTCATGGTATAAAAACCCCACTAGCTTTGCAAACACCAATACTTTGTTTTTTCTCCCACATATCTATACCATCTACACCTTAgtcttttccatttttcaaaCCAACAAGACGTTCTATTTAAGACATACGATTCATCCATGGTGGACAATAATCCTAAACAATAACACATACGCTATTTTCCATTAAAAACATTACCAACTTTGTTAAACTAATCTAAATAACACAACTACTTAGTACGGTAGCATCAAGTCAATTCTTTGTACCTGTGATTTGGTTGCCTAAATTGACTGTACTGTGCATCATCTACTCAAGCCTAGTGAACCAGCATCTATTTCTACTTTCATGGCTTGTGAATACACTAAGAAGCAGAAGAATGATGGTCTAGCCAAATGCTTCTTAACTGCAACCTTGTCTCCAGTTGTGGTTCCTCTTGGTTTTACCACTACTTAAAGCTTGTGGACCATATTAGGAAATTATTTCTTGAAATAAGCAACTACTTGATGATCCTTGCTTCATCAATAGCTTTGTACCACTCGCAAAATGATTCCACAATTATCCATTACCTTTTAGACTCTCTCAACTAGGATTAAGACCTTATTACTATTAGGGACATTGTCGCCAATAGAAGACCTCATTCTCTTCACTTTGAATGATCTTTCCTCAGGGTATGATGCATTCATCACTATGATTGAAAACTATGAAACACCACTGATAAGTGTTTAAATGTATGTGTTTTATCATATGTATTTGACACActccttgcgtgtgtgtaccgcaagtgcacggatcgtcgaaaaaataaaataccatggtgagtgggtagtcgaatccacagggaatagttgttccGAAGCACAAAGTAtggctatttagctagagtgaaaaccaatttgagATTTGATTCAAGGTATTAATGCAAAGAAGAGTAAACgagaaagagaacaagcaagaggAGTAAAGAGAGGTTATCAATGATAAAATGGGGTAtccggacaatgctcaccctaggactattttttcaagtgcaagactaatattatgcatCCTAACTGaaatttaatgagtcgtggaaatccaaagacacacggtcctaaacctaaggtcaactgtgactagccctctacactatgccccggcggaaagggatattCTCAACATCttacactgtgtgggactggtTGAGGCtctaaggactccaagtgataaatgctattccttaatatagatctaaccctttggtccaggcgaaagacccttaatcacgattaagccccagcactaaggattactcaacacttcactctgttgcttgggCAACTAAGCCCCTAGTAGAGTTtgtttcttagcacttcactctatcatgatcgcaaagaactcttggaacgtggaggtaggataaatcacgtcggaagggaaaggggacgatcCACtacttctcaaccctcttcaatctcactatgtctaaccctaatgaagttatCACCCCTTCaatggattacctagatagattctcaaccctagtatcactctaagggaaaatcaaatcaacaagctcacaagattgaaactcaattaaaacatcaattaaaggaaacataatagaagtctatgaaacaaaatcatcctagggtttacatgtccaagcattaactaggggtttagctctccatagagcaatccaaaatcaataatgaaatcaaaagtaactgcaagcaatccatagagataacctcCTTGTTGTCCGTGTCAATAGTCTTTAGGAActgcctcgtcttctctaaggactcctttgtcaagcctagggcacatctcatTGAATCAATACCGaggaaagctcccccaatagctttcctccaaaggaactcgatgtcgaatgccatagaaccgctccaaaatctcaacaaaaacctatccaaaccctagctgcgctCTCTCCAAACGATAGGCAaaaaataggaagaagatcctCAAATCAAattctcaaagcggtatttatagggctgaaatagGGCATCCAtacaggcgtgtggatttctaggttCTATTTTTTCTGTgttatgaatagtaactgttACATTGATtttactacattgatttgctacagtaaactactaAAGTGCTTTCGCTACAATGCTCCcgacttcattttcttcattgaggcCGTCAAGTTGGGCACACAACCATGCAGTAGAACATGTTGAGGCTTGCTTTCTAGCACATTGATGGAGCTCttaacaatgttacacaagttggagcatatgagtgtgactgcctttgtatcctccaatttgtgtattcaTTTGAGCATTTTtgaggttagcacacacccacatgtctatgagcacaacttgtgccttaatCCTTGTTCGGTCCAAGAATTCCCTCAAcaattgcgtccatgatctatttttcctctctttcttccaaacttgtctctacaaccctaaatgcacaaaagaacacaaatacacactaatgagccataaaatctgataaaagtgatgctcaatataagacAAGTATACttgtaatacttatacacaagcacttatcagtattttatatacttagcatgtatttgcttaagaattgatgcccgttttgtgcttaatcgtgtgtatttgctttgtagggcacagaGAAACCATAGAGAACACGAGGACACgatttgtgtaaaaaaaaagagaaaaccagGGTTTGTAGTACTGTATCAtatttactgtagcagattactgtagTTGGGGTATTGTAACAATTTCACTATAGCAACTACTATAGCACCCGGATATTTTTCGGAACAGAGAGTTTTGCCTAACTAATGCAGCATCCATACGGGTCCACATGAAGACCGTATTGACCCCGGTATACTACGGAACTTGAGGTTATTTTAGACTTCTTCTAGGGCAAATAAGGGGgcttcttcttggccttttgggCCGCAGCCACCAGACATttttgaggccttccggccatcctTCGGCGGTGATTTTCATGagaaatgagcacacatcatcaccaagagggagaggagcaaagaaGAAGGAGTCGAAGTGAAgttctaagccaccattgcaaaCCATTCCAAGCTTCATCCCATCAAGGAGATCGAGAtcatagagggagttttcttgcttctttattgtatttcttttccttgtatgttgtgtAACTATCTTTCATCATGAGGGACTAACTTATTGTGgcatttggatttggatgaaaccTAGGGTTTAACTTGTGTAAAAACCTTGGATGTTGTTATTAGttcatttgatggttgtttaagaTTCAATCTATTGTGCTTTGCATGTCTTGAGCTACaaatggagaaatccatagttcATTCTTGAATTGCATTTGTCGACGCAAGAGCATGATTGTACTAGGTCATAcatagattgaaaggggatacttgtgctgACACACCGAGGGACCGAGTGTTGGTGGCCCCTCCATTTCTAGGTTTAAGCatgaaggatagtaggtttactcctattagagatttccttgagctcattgcaatcgtaggtgggttgatccggaagagatttCGATTAACACTCATATGAGATTAGGGGTTAGCTGCAAAGAGATTGGGGTTAACCTATTtaagagatctctaggtcttaactacTGTCATTACacctttaaaccatcctagtttgggccttaatgacaaccctagtggattccttgtccaaacagctccttctcatgcttgatactacgttattcatttatttatgtgtgttagtAACCCAGCCATAAATTAGTTagcttattttctttattttttcttttttactcaaAATTGCAGGCTACAAAGTAGATGAAGAGTAAGTAATAATACTTCAATTTCCCTATAGAATATGACCCTTGTGTcacacacagggtattacttggcgatcccatacacttgcggggaagcaattaACCACACATATTCTTTGAGCTTTGGGAGAAGCTCCTTTTTTATGAGAAGAGCCTCTAGGTCTTTCATTAATCACTACCAACTTTGTAGGCCATTGCCTTTACTACAAACCTCTCCTCTATTGGCTAAAATCAAGCTAGTTGTTATAAATGTAGTAGAAATCAAAGGACTCTATTTAATACTTAGAATTCAGATTTCTAATTTGGGAATTCTTAACAAGTAAGTCTTAGTTATCTagcaatttcttcttcttatggtaggagttcttcttcttcaaaatattcttctatttttactCTTTTAGGATACTCATTATATTCATATCTACATCCTATTAAAAAATGTACATCATCTATATCTGTTGCCATTTCTAGAAAATCTTCTTCTCACTCATAATTAGGATAGAATTGTTCCATTAAGCTTTCCATTAAAGGTTCTATAGGATTGTtctagataattaaaaaaaaactcataaatacTTTGTTGTCTTAGGGGTTGTGTTGTTCTTGAGCCACTTTCAGTAGTTGTTAATCTTGCTGTACTAGACGAACAGACAtttcttgattattattaaaacttGCTTGATTATTGCTTCCTATACTTGGAGTGTCTTGCACATTCATATGTATCTCATCATAATTATCTACTATccctgaatttttttattaattcatcaaTATCTATATCTTCTAGTTGTCTagcaatttcttcttcttctgttaagagtttttcttcttaaaaataTTCCTCTAGTTTACACTTTTAGGATACTCTTTATATTCATATCTACATTCTATTAAGAAATGTACTGGTTATTTCTCTCTGAGGACAAGTAGTGAGTGGCCGTTTGAAGAGCAAAGACCTATGTAAAAGGCCCAATGACAGAAAGTAAGAGAGAATAACTACTTActaatcttattttctttaagaGTGTATCTATGTGATGCTCGGTCTCTAAGACAGTTGAAACACTGCTGATCTGATATCAATATAATAAAGACAAATTTCAGTGATGCATGGTCCCTAAGACAGCCGAGACACTGTTTATCTTATATCAAGATAATGTAAATTAAGATTTATTGATGTAAAAgtttaaaagagaaaacaagCATGCGTTCTTATCTTGTGTAACTAGAAATAATCTTAACTTGACACTTAGAACTGTAGTGGAAAAGAGAAATAGAAGACtttatcattaaaatttgaaagtttCTAACAACTTGTAATTGTTATTTCAATGTTTAGTAAAGAAAAAAGTTTAATCAAAATGGGAAGTGGAAATATTGAGTTTCTTGGTGTAATAATAGGACATGGAGAAATATATCTCCAAAATTATGTATCATCTAATATATTAGAAATGcctaataaattagaaaatttaaaacaaattcaatccTTCTTAAGAAAACTAAATTATACTAGAAAATTTATACCAAACTTAAGCCAATTAGCAAGACCATTATATAATAAGACCAAACACACAGGAGAAAGACATTTTGATAATGAGGACATAAAACTAGTTCAACAGAATCTAATGGAATTGCCTCCCCGGtagttatttaataataaaatccgATGGAAGACTAGGAGGTTGGGGAGCGGTATAAAAATATAGACATTCTGTATATTCTattataaaagaagaaaaaataagtaGATATGATAGTGGTACTTATCAAATGAAAGTAACTGCAATAGATACTAAAATAATAGCAGCAGTAAAAGCAATGGAAAAGTTCAAATTatttatactataaaaaaaagttttacattAAGAACATATTGCCAATCAACAGTAGCATTCTacaataaaaaatcatagaGCAAACTATCAGAAAATAGATGGTTAAAATTTATGGATCACATAATAGGTAATGGATTCCAAGTTACAATAGAACACataaaaggaaataataatttcttagCAGACAAATTATTAAGAGTAATCAAAGAAACCACTTGATTTGCCAATACGCAATAACAAAAAAAGGGATTACTAAACTAGTAAGTTCCTATGAGTATTTGTTACTATGAAAATCAAGAAGCCTTCTCCCTGATAAACCATTAGCTTGTATCGATGAATGTTTAGAACAGTGACTACTAACACAACAGGATCATTTACCTTTCTAAGCATGGGATGAGCTCAAGTTGATACCAATTACCTGTACCATATAATGGTAATCTTTTAGCTaaataatctttttcttttattagctaaccatattttcttttatcttgtAGATGGAAAAGAAGAACTTTTGCTTAGAACCAACTCTCAAACTCCCTAATTTTCCTGTAGGGTCAAATCTTCATTTAAATACCCCTTTATTAATCACAAAACATCAACACATACTATTAGACAACATTTGGGCCTCCAGAAATAATCCTAAAAGTTTATACCAATTCTCTATACCCTCAGTACTTATtttcacaacaaaaataaacccCCAAGTTCAAGTTCCATAAGCCTAAGTCTTCTTTCCTCTATAAGAATTATTTCTCAAATCTTGAAGCCACGTACGTTGGAATATTTCATTGAACAAGAGTGCACAATCAAATTTCTAGAGACAtaagtgaaaattttaaatgaaaaaaaaaaaaattaggggaaaaattagcaaaaaagaGGAGAAATGAAGAGTTAAAAGAGTTTATccaaaaaagtagaaaaaagaaaaaagaagaaatatttgaaatttttctcGAAAAAATCAGTGAAgttaaagaaaaagtttttgaattagttatgcagaaaaaacaagaataacagTTAGCTGAATAGAAGACTATGCGACGACTCCTGCAAACTGAAGCACAAATCCCTGATGGATTCGTTCTAGGAGGTATTCCGTTTTGTGAACCCAAACATAAACATGCTGGATGTCTCTGTGAACTAGGTTTCATAATCCTACAAGGATCATTCAATCTTGCCTCATGGAGGAACCAAACTATTGAAGTAGGTTAGTTCAATTTGGTTGACGTAATCGCGAACGGTCATGTAGCACGAATTATCATCACCAACTCGTCCCAGATCAAACTTCTCAACCGATACTGGCAAGTAGTTCATATTCTTCACTGGATCTTCAAATATGGTAATTTACAAGGTGGTTTCGTCAATTTGGAATTTCATACTATTCCACCTGCTTTTGGACCATAATATCCTgacattatttttctaatatgtCCTATAGTTTACTTA
This genomic window from Dioscorea cayenensis subsp. rotundata cultivar TDr96_F1 chromosome 20, TDr96_F1_v2_PseudoChromosome.rev07_lg8_w22 25.fasta, whole genome shotgun sequence contains:
- the LOC120251861 gene encoding uncharacterized protein LOC120251861, which translates into the protein MVKGEGNEGELSYYGIILDIIELRYTGGNKKLHYLDVTGMILLGKDYIENDKKRKTTNDENVEINLDYSLPSSTRASNEICSSSAPPNKRHRKVNVRGKAKGVKSGEGIEVEIYDNRIITPKAISEIHVLFHQKINGPWTSYSEYPKSELDTLFARYLAVGFSHNQLEEEVKKAFENSVKCRYSDWMLRIRKPIFEKHETREDRYKHPPSFIPSNVWKEMVDKWMGDNWQHKSDKNKN